In Phragmites australis chromosome 16, lpPhrAust1.1, whole genome shotgun sequence, one DNA window encodes the following:
- the LOC133896368 gene encoding uncharacterized protein LOC133896368 isoform X2 gives MGTDYYNVLKVNRNATEEDLKKSYRRLAMKWHPDKNPGDAKEAEAKFKKISEAYEVLSDPQKRAIYDQYGEEGLKASVDGGGSSSMNGSSNHRFNPRNAEDVFAEFFGSSKPFEGMGRAKSMRFQTEGAGTFGGFGGNVNKFRSHNDSVGTSSSQARKPPPVETKLPCTLEDLYAGSTRKMKISRSVVKPNGQPGTESEILTIDIKPGWKKGTKITFPDKGNEQPNQLPADLVFVIDEKPHDLYTREGNDLLVYRKIDLVDALAGTTVNLKTLDGRDLVIKLTDVVTPGYELVIAKEGMPIVKENGRRGNLRIKFDVDFPRRLSSEQRHNIRKVLGGQSQQQ, from the exons ATGGGGACGGATTACTACAATGTGCTCAAGGTGAACCGGAACGCGACGGAGGAGGACCTCAAGAAGTCGTACCGGCGGCTGGCGATGAAGTGGCACCCCGACAAGAATCCCGGCGACGCCAAGGAGGCCGAGGCCAAATTCAAGAAGATATCCGAGGCCTACGAG GTTTTGAGTGATCCCCAGAAGAGGGCAATCTATGATCAATATGGAGAGGAGGGCCTGAAGGCCTCTGTAGATGGCGGTGGTTCCTCGTCCATGAACGGGTCCAGCAACCACCGTTTCAATCCTCGGAACGCGGAAGACGTGTTTGCTGAGTTCTTTGGCAGCAGCAAGCCTTTCGAGGGCATGGGGCGAGCAAAGTCGATGAGGTTCCAGACAGAAGGCGCTGGCACCTTCGGTGGGTTTGGTGGGAATGTCAACAAGTTCAGATCACACAATGATTCAGTCGGCACCAGCTCGAGTCAGGCTCGGAAGccaccgcctgtggaaaccaaACTTCCCTGCACGCTTGAAGATCTGTATGCAGGTTCGACACGCAAGATGAAGATATCCAGGAGCGTTGTGAAGCCTAATGG GCAACCAGGGACTGAATCGGAGATTTTAACAATCGATATAAAGCCTGGCTGGAAGAAGGGAACCAAGATAACATTCCCAGATAAGGGCAATGAGCAGCCAAATCAGCTACCTGCCGATCTCGTCTTTGTCATCGATGAGAAGCCCCATGATCTGTACACAAGAGAAGGCAACGATCTCCTGGTCTACCGGAAGATTGATTTGGTGGATGCCTTGGCAGGAACCACTGTTAATCTGAAGACCCTCGACGGACGTGACCTGGTGATTAAGCTGACAGATGTGGTGACACCTGGgtatgagcttgtgatcgcgaAGGAGGGGATGCCTATTGTCAAGGAGAATGGGAGAAGAGGCAACCTGAGGATCAAGTTCGATGTTGATTTTCCTAGGAGGTTATCGTCAGAGCAGCGGCACAACATTAGGAAGGTTCTTGGAGGTCAATCTCAGCAGCAGTGA
- the LOC133896368 gene encoding uncharacterized protein LOC133896368 isoform X1: protein MGTDYYNVLKVNRNATEEDLKKSYRRLAMKWHPDKNPGDAKEAEAKFKKISEAYEVLSDPQKRAIYDQYGEEGLKASVDGGGSSSMNGSSNHRFNPRNAEDVFAEFFGSSKPFEGMGRAKSMRFQTEGAGTFGGFGGNVNKFRSHNDSVGTSSSQARKPPPVETKLPCTLEDLYAGSTRKMKISRSVVKPNGRQPGTESEILTIDIKPGWKKGTKITFPDKGNEQPNQLPADLVFVIDEKPHDLYTREGNDLLVYRKIDLVDALAGTTVNLKTLDGRDLVIKLTDVVTPGYELVIAKEGMPIVKENGRRGNLRIKFDVDFPRRLSSEQRHNIRKVLGGQSQQQ, encoded by the exons ATGGGGACGGATTACTACAATGTGCTCAAGGTGAACCGGAACGCGACGGAGGAGGACCTCAAGAAGTCGTACCGGCGGCTGGCGATGAAGTGGCACCCCGACAAGAATCCCGGCGACGCCAAGGAGGCCGAGGCCAAATTCAAGAAGATATCCGAGGCCTACGAG GTTTTGAGTGATCCCCAGAAGAGGGCAATCTATGATCAATATGGAGAGGAGGGCCTGAAGGCCTCTGTAGATGGCGGTGGTTCCTCGTCCATGAACGGGTCCAGCAACCACCGTTTCAATCCTCGGAACGCGGAAGACGTGTTTGCTGAGTTCTTTGGCAGCAGCAAGCCTTTCGAGGGCATGGGGCGAGCAAAGTCGATGAGGTTCCAGACAGAAGGCGCTGGCACCTTCGGTGGGTTTGGTGGGAATGTCAACAAGTTCAGATCACACAATGATTCAGTCGGCACCAGCTCGAGTCAGGCTCGGAAGccaccgcctgtggaaaccaaACTTCCCTGCACGCTTGAAGATCTGTATGCAGGTTCGACACGCAAGATGAAGATATCCAGGAGCGTTGTGAAGCCTAATGG CAGGCAACCAGGGACTGAATCGGAGATTTTAACAATCGATATAAAGCCTGGCTGGAAGAAGGGAACCAAGATAACATTCCCAGATAAGGGCAATGAGCAGCCAAATCAGCTACCTGCCGATCTCGTCTTTGTCATCGATGAGAAGCCCCATGATCTGTACACAAGAGAAGGCAACGATCTCCTGGTCTACCGGAAGATTGATTTGGTGGATGCCTTGGCAGGAACCACTGTTAATCTGAAGACCCTCGACGGACGTGACCTGGTGATTAAGCTGACAGATGTGGTGACACCTGGgtatgagcttgtgatcgcgaAGGAGGGGATGCCTATTGTCAAGGAGAATGGGAGAAGAGGCAACCTGAGGATCAAGTTCGATGTTGATTTTCCTAGGAGGTTATCGTCAGAGCAGCGGCACAACATTAGGAAGGTTCTTGGAGGTCAATCTCAGCAGCAGTGA